From the Euzebya rosea genome, one window contains:
- a CDS encoding sulfite exporter TauE/SafE family protein translates to MDHLVAVPIGALVGAVLGLLGAGGSLLTVPALIFLLGLSTREATGTSLVAVALMAVAGLVVHRKAGRCSCKEGLAFGAAAAGTAAAAGWAASGLPERLLTGAFVVLLVGTAVWLLTRPSTADEDPALSAERDARGGVVATAAAGGGIGVLTGLLGVGGGFLIVPALLLTRDMRMSMAVGTSQLVVLISALAGLAGRATGDTVQWSLGLLFGLGGLAGAAVGARLADRAPDDALRQGFAGIAIAVGGLMAWQVVSGGSPA, encoded by the coding sequence GTGGATCACCTCGTCGCCGTCCCGATCGGTGCGCTGGTCGGGGCGGTACTTGGCCTGCTCGGGGCCGGCGGGTCGTTGCTGACGGTCCCTGCGCTGATCTTCCTGCTCGGCCTGTCGACGCGCGAGGCCACCGGCACGTCGCTGGTCGCCGTCGCCCTGATGGCCGTGGCTGGGCTCGTCGTGCACCGCAAGGCCGGTCGGTGCTCGTGCAAGGAGGGACTGGCCTTCGGCGCGGCGGCCGCGGGCACGGCCGCCGCTGCAGGCTGGGCGGCCAGCGGCCTGCCCGAACGACTGCTCACCGGGGCGTTCGTCGTGCTGCTCGTCGGGACCGCCGTGTGGCTGCTCACCCGGCCCTCGACGGCCGACGAGGACCCCGCCCTGTCAGCGGAGCGTGACGCGCGAGGGGGCGTCGTGGCCACCGCCGCGGCCGGTGGCGGGATCGGAGTCCTGACGGGGCTGCTCGGCGTGGGCGGGGGCTTCCTGATCGTGCCTGCCCTCCTCCTCACCAGGGACATGCGCATGTCCATGGCGGTCGGCACCTCCCAGCTCGTCGTGCTGATCAGCGCGTTGGCCGGCCTCGCCGGGCGTGCGACGGGCGACACCGTCCAGTGGTCGTTGGGGTTGCTGTTCGGCCTCGGTGGCCTCGCGGGCGCCGCCGTCGGCGCACGCTTGGCAGACCGTGCACCGGACGATGCGTTGCGCCAGGGGTTCGCTGGCATCGCGATCGCCGTCGGCGGCCTGATGGCGTGGCAGGTCGTGTCGGGCGGCAGCCCGGCCTGA
- a CDS encoding MmcQ/YjbR family DNA-binding protein, with the protein MPHPQMFDDDDPVLARVRDLALALPDAAEKVSHGRPAFFTTKVFAYYGGAVKVDGEWVQHEQSVIVLPEPTDHESLRQDARFFVPAYLGPSGWIGLDLDEDSDFDEVAELLEDSYRRTAGVRRVARLDADRSTNR; encoded by the coding sequence ATGCCCCATCCGCAGATGTTCGACGACGACGATCCCGTGCTGGCCCGAGTCCGTGACCTCGCGCTGGCCCTGCCCGACGCAGCGGAGAAGGTCTCCCACGGCCGTCCCGCCTTCTTCACCACCAAGGTCTTCGCCTACTACGGCGGCGCGGTCAAGGTGGACGGCGAATGGGTGCAGCACGAGCAGAGCGTCATCGTCCTGCCCGAGCCGACGGACCACGAGTCCCTGCGGCAGGACGCCCGGTTCTTCGTGCCGGCCTACCTCGGGCCGTCCGGGTGGATCGGCCTCGACCTCGACGAGGACAGCGACTTCGACGAGGTGGCCGAGCTGCTGGAGGACTCCTACCGCAGGACGGCCGGCGTGCGACGCGTCGCGCGGCTGGACGCCGACCGGTCCACGAACCGCTAG